In Pengzhenrongella sicca, a single genomic region encodes these proteins:
- a CDS encoding MFS transporter: MQVIEDLKRLLRLPDFRRLFAVRLTSQTGDGMFQVGLATLFFFSPENASTAAGVAAAFAVLLLPFTLVGPWAGVLLDRWRRRQVLFLGNLVRCGLTLTIALLLLTGGVGPAVYVLALVTLSINRFLLSALSASLPRVVDGPLLLTANSLTPTLGATAAGVGGAIGFAFGLLLEPGRGKDAAVLAVAGLVFAAASALATRMPPDLLGPDRRADGAALWRSVRTLAHGLADGARHLRGRGTPARALAVMATHRFLYGVVFIASILISRNLLEDPADAAAGLRTFGAVLAASAIGFALAAVLTPVLSPRTGPHAWIVGCLALAAGSQVLLALTISRWAFLAGALALGLAAQGAKIAVDTIVQRDTDDAFRGRAFALYDVLYNAAFVGAAALAALVLPDTGYSRAVFALLALAYLATAAVYGHRSRATTASLATA, encoded by the coding sequence ATGCAGGTGATCGAGGACCTCAAGCGGCTCCTGCGGCTCCCCGACTTCCGCCGGCTCTTCGCGGTCCGCCTGACGAGCCAGACCGGCGACGGGATGTTCCAGGTCGGTCTCGCGACCCTGTTCTTCTTCTCGCCGGAGAACGCGAGCACCGCCGCGGGGGTCGCCGCCGCGTTCGCGGTGCTGCTGCTGCCGTTCACGCTGGTCGGCCCCTGGGCGGGCGTGCTCCTGGACCGGTGGCGCCGGCGCCAGGTGCTGTTCCTGGGCAACCTCGTGCGCTGCGGGCTGACCCTCACGATCGCCCTGCTGCTGCTGACCGGCGGCGTCGGGCCCGCGGTGTACGTGCTCGCGCTCGTCACCCTGTCGATCAACCGCTTCCTGCTCTCGGCCCTGTCCGCCTCGCTGCCGCGCGTCGTCGACGGGCCGCTGCTGCTCACCGCCAACTCGCTCACCCCCACCCTCGGGGCGACCGCGGCCGGCGTCGGCGGCGCGATCGGCTTCGCCTTCGGCCTCCTGCTCGAGCCGGGTCGCGGCAAGGACGCCGCCGTCCTGGCCGTCGCGGGGCTGGTGTTCGCGGCGGCGTCGGCGCTGGCGACCCGGATGCCCCCCGACCTGCTCGGCCCCGACCGGCGCGCCGACGGTGCCGCCCTGTGGCGCTCGGTGCGGACGCTCGCCCACGGGCTGGCCGACGGCGCACGGCACCTGCGCGGCCGCGGGACGCCCGCGCGCGCCCTCGCGGTGATGGCCACCCACCGCTTCCTCTACGGTGTCGTGTTCATCGCGAGCATCCTGATCAGCCGGAACCTGCTCGAGGACCCGGCCGACGCCGCCGCGGGCCTGCGCACGTTCGGGGCGGTGCTCGCGGCCTCCGCGATCGGATTCGCCCTTGCCGCCGTGCTCACCCCGGTACTCAGCCCGCGCACCGGCCCGCACGCCTGGATCGTCGGGTGCCTCGCCCTCGCTGCGGGGAGCCAGGTCCTGCTCGCCCTGACGATCTCCCGGTGGGCCTTCCTCGCCGGCGCGCTCGCCCTCGGCCTCGCGGCCCAGGGCGCCAAGATCGCGGTCGACACCATCGTCCAGCGGGACACCGACGACGCGTTTCGGGGGCGCGCTTTTGCCCTGTACGACGTGCTCTACAACGCGGCGTTCGTCGGCGCGGCGGCGCTCGCGGCGCTCGTGCTGCCCGACACGGGCTACTCGCGCGCCGTCTTCGCCCTGCTCGCCCTCGCCTACCTCGCGACCGCGGCCGTGTACGGTCACCGGTCCCGGGCGACGACGGCGTCGCTCGCGACCGCCTGA
- a CDS encoding CCA tRNA nucleotidyltransferase, which yields MPTIENPAEPVEPAPGAAAAEPAEAAALDALRRRALEVLTSLAPAALELGEAFRAAGHELALVGGPVRDAFLGRTSADLDFTTSATPDQTQALLATWGDTHWDIGRAFGTIGAARQRGGEHTIVEVTTYRTDAYDASSRKPEVVFGDTLEGDLSRRDFTVNSMAVRLPELTFVDPFDGLADLARGTLRTPVAARQSFDDDPLRMMRGARFVAQLGFTLDDAARAAIEDMHERITIVSAERVRDELVKLLMSTRPRRGLEVLVDTGLADHVLPELPALRLEIDEHHRHKDVYQHSLQVLEQAIALETGPTGAVPGPDLVLRLAALLHDVGKPATRRFEDEGGVSFHHHEMVGAKLVARRLRALRFDKDTVRAVARLTELHLRFHGYGDRSWTDSAVRRYVTDAGPLLERLHRLTRSDSTTRNRRKAARLSAAYDDLEVRIAVLREHEELAAIRPDLDGAQIMSILGIGPGPVVGAAYAFLLELRMERGPLPEEAARAALVEWWDARPHEGAPPQ from the coding sequence GTGCCCACGATCGAGAACCCCGCCGAGCCCGTCGAGCCGGCGCCGGGAGCCGCCGCCGCCGAGCCCGCCGAGGCGGCCGCGCTCGACGCCCTGCGCCGGCGAGCGCTCGAGGTCCTGACCTCCCTGGCGCCCGCGGCGCTCGAGCTCGGCGAGGCGTTCCGCGCCGCCGGCCACGAGCTCGCGCTCGTGGGCGGCCCGGTCCGGGACGCGTTCCTCGGGCGGACCAGCGCGGATCTGGACTTCACGACCTCGGCCACCCCCGACCAGACCCAGGCGCTCCTGGCGACCTGGGGCGACACCCACTGGGACATCGGCCGGGCGTTCGGGACGATCGGCGCGGCGCGCCAGCGCGGCGGCGAGCACACCATCGTCGAGGTGACGACCTACCGGACGGACGCGTACGACGCGTCGTCGCGCAAGCCCGAGGTCGTGTTCGGCGACACGCTCGAGGGCGACCTGTCCCGCCGCGACTTCACCGTGAACTCCATGGCGGTCCGGCTGCCGGAGCTGACGTTCGTGGACCCGTTCGACGGCCTCGCCGACCTCGCGCGGGGGACGCTGCGGACCCCCGTCGCGGCGCGGCAGTCCTTCGACGACGACCCGCTGCGGATGATGCGCGGGGCGCGGTTCGTCGCGCAGCTCGGCTTCACGCTCGACGACGCCGCACGCGCCGCGATCGAGGACATGCACGAGCGCATCACGATCGTGTCCGCCGAGCGCGTGCGGGACGAGCTCGTCAAGCTGCTCATGTCGACCCGCCCGCGGCGCGGCCTCGAGGTGCTCGTCGACACCGGCCTCGCCGACCACGTGCTCCCCGAGCTGCCGGCGCTGCGCCTCGAGATCGACGAGCACCACCGCCACAAGGACGTCTACCAGCACTCGCTCCAGGTGCTCGAGCAGGCGATCGCGCTGGAGACGGGGCCGACCGGCGCCGTGCCCGGGCCAGACCTCGTCCTGCGGCTCGCCGCGCTGCTGCACGACGTGGGCAAGCCCGCGACGCGCAGGTTCGAGGACGAGGGGGGCGTCAGCTTTCACCACCACGAGATGGTCGGGGCCAAGCTGGTCGCGCGCCGGCTCCGGGCGCTCCGCTTCGACAAGGACACGGTCCGGGCCGTCGCCCGGCTGACCGAGCTGCACCTGCGGTTCCACGGGTACGGCGACCGGTCGTGGACGGACTCGGCCGTGCGGCGGTACGTCACCGACGCCGGCCCGTTGCTCGAGCGCCTGCACCGGCTCACGCGCTCGGACTCCACGACGCGCAACCGGCGCAAGGCCGCGCGCCTGTCGGCCGCCTACGACGACCTCGAGGTGCGCATCGCGGTGCTGCGCGAGCACGAGGAGCTCGCGGCGATCAGGCCGGACCTGGACGGCGCGCAGATCATGTCGATCCTGGGCATCGGGCCGGGCCCGGTGGTCGGCGCGGCCTACGCCTTCCTGCTCGAGCTGCGGATGGAGCGCGGGCCGCTGCCCGAGGAGGCGGCGCGTGCGGCGCTCGTCGAGTGGTGGGACGCACGGCCGCACGAGGGCGCGCCGCCGCAGTAG
- a CDS encoding NUDIX hydrolase — protein sequence MSSVAPTPRTPGVPAPPGGHALRIDPSAARAVAPSLPVVDETSAGGLVVRVVANVHFAAVIARRNRAGRLEWCLPKGHLEGAETPEEAAVREIAEETGINGQVVRRLGVVDYWFTGDDRRVHKVVHHFLLDALGGTLSVEGDPDGEAEVAEWVALTELPQRLAYPNERRLAEAARLVLVSGA from the coding sequence ATGTCCAGCGTCGCGCCGACCCCACGCACGCCCGGCGTGCCGGCGCCACCCGGCGGTCATGCCCTGCGCATCGACCCCTCGGCGGCCCGCGCCGTCGCGCCGAGCCTTCCCGTTGTCGACGAGACCTCGGCCGGCGGGCTCGTCGTTCGCGTCGTGGCGAACGTGCACTTCGCGGCCGTCATCGCGCGCCGCAACCGCGCCGGCCGGCTCGAGTGGTGCCTGCCGAAGGGTCACCTCGAGGGCGCGGAGACGCCCGAGGAGGCCGCGGTCCGCGAGATCGCCGAGGAGACCGGGATCAACGGGCAGGTCGTGCGCCGCCTCGGCGTCGTCGACTACTGGTTCACCGGCGACGACCGCCGCGTCCACAAGGTCGTGCACCACTTCCTGCTCGACGCGCTCGGGGGCACCCTGAGCGTCGAGGGCGACCCCGACGGCGAGGCCGAGGTGGCCGAGTGGGTCGCCCTGACCGAGCTGCCCCAGCGCCTGGCCTACCCGAACGAGCGCCGGCTCGCCGAGGCGGCGCGCCTCGTGCTCGTCAGCGGGGCATGA
- a CDS encoding DUF6049 family protein yields MTAAPRRAARPRRLGPLRVLVTTLLAAGLLLSGAALHPLAADAAPEPAPVAAAADPAAAATPSPAPSTTDDDAADALPVQVAITQVSPQVLRPGDDLVVRATIRNTSDGEIADPRVAVRISRFLLSTRSELSAWSDAEPTDPAGTPVQQLTLEGTLAAGAETEVELTVPAAALRLSSAQTSWGPRGISVEVTDAGSRRGLERTFALWYPADEVTTTRLSVALPFTGDAVDPDSSTDATPASPAAVARVDDMLDVTEAFPQAGWVVDPALLAGLATQAATTDAADSTDSADSTSSPNAGAVFRANRLTGTAAGRDVFALGWLDPDLGALAHAASPTLAQTAAGLSNAAALPLLGTPPRTDLAWPANPIPDQATVDLAAATGARAVVVADGLAAVDLTYTPTGRATVATPTGGVAALITDPALTAMLTDPAESTPATAAQRMLSETAVVAHERPSDPRHLFLAPARGWEPDVATASAQLAALAAAPWITPTPVSTLIGTADPGVERAALPAAAPAQPELPAGSVRSLTSARDTLGVFSAIVADPAALTADADERVLAPASVAWRADAAGRAGVVRSVVADLTGVTGSVSVVPGSSLNVISQSGTLPIGLRNDLDQDVTVQVSLAAENRLLVADAAETMLVPANSEVQARVPFQAVGSGDARVAVTLLAPDGTAISAPERFTVRIRADWENIGTGVVAGVLALAFVFGIVRTIRRGQTTRRGASQAEIARIADPREFP; encoded by the coding sequence ATGACCGCCGCTCCCCGGCGCGCCGCGCGGCCCCGCCGCCTCGGACCCCTGCGCGTCCTCGTCACGACCCTCCTCGCGGCGGGACTCCTGCTGTCCGGCGCCGCGCTGCACCCCCTCGCCGCCGACGCGGCGCCCGAGCCCGCCCCGGTGGCCGCCGCCGCGGATCCGGCCGCGGCCGCCACGCCGTCGCCGGCGCCGTCCACCACGGACGACGACGCGGCCGACGCGCTGCCCGTGCAGGTGGCCATCACGCAGGTCTCCCCGCAGGTGCTCCGGCCCGGCGACGACCTCGTGGTGCGCGCGACCATCCGCAACACGAGCGACGGCGAGATCGCCGACCCGCGGGTCGCGGTGCGGATCAGCCGGTTCCTGCTGTCGACGCGCAGCGAGCTGAGCGCGTGGTCGGACGCCGAGCCGACCGACCCCGCGGGCACGCCGGTCCAGCAACTGACGCTCGAGGGCACGCTCGCCGCGGGCGCCGAGACGGAGGTCGAGCTGACCGTGCCCGCGGCCGCCCTGCGCCTGTCGTCGGCGCAGACGTCGTGGGGGCCGCGCGGCATCTCGGTCGAGGTGACCGACGCCGGCAGCCGGCGCGGCCTCGAGCGCACGTTCGCCCTGTGGTACCCCGCCGACGAGGTCACCACGACGCGCCTCAGCGTCGCGCTGCCGTTCACCGGCGACGCCGTCGACCCGGACTCGTCGACCGACGCGACGCCGGCCTCCCCGGCCGCCGTCGCGCGGGTGGACGACATGCTCGACGTGACGGAGGCCTTCCCGCAGGCGGGCTGGGTCGTCGACCCCGCCCTGCTGGCGGGCCTGGCCACCCAGGCGGCGACCACCGACGCCGCCGACAGCACCGACAGCGCCGACAGCACCTCGAGCCCGAACGCCGGGGCGGTGTTCCGCGCGAACCGCCTCACCGGCACGGCCGCGGGGCGCGACGTCTTCGCGCTCGGCTGGCTCGACCCCGACCTCGGCGCGCTCGCGCACGCCGCCTCCCCCACGCTCGCGCAGACCGCTGCCGGCCTGTCGAACGCCGCCGCGCTTCCTCTGCTCGGAACCCCGCCGCGCACCGACCTCGCCTGGCCGGCCAACCCGATCCCCGACCAGGCGACGGTCGACCTCGCCGCCGCCACGGGCGCCCGCGCCGTCGTCGTCGCCGACGGCCTCGCGGCGGTCGACCTGACCTACACCCCGACCGGCCGCGCGACCGTCGCGACCCCGACCGGGGGCGTGGCCGCGCTGATCACGGACCCGGCCCTGACGGCCATGCTGACCGATCCCGCGGAGTCCACCCCCGCGACCGCGGCGCAGCGGATGCTCTCCGAGACGGCGGTCGTCGCGCACGAACGCCCGAGCGACCCCCGACACCTGTTCCTCGCGCCCGCACGGGGCTGGGAACCCGACGTCGCGACCGCGTCCGCGCAGCTCGCCGCGCTCGCCGCGGCGCCGTGGATCACGCCCACGCCGGTGTCGACGCTGATCGGCACGGCGGATCCGGGCGTCGAGCGCGCCGCCCTGCCGGCGGCGGCGCCCGCCCAGCCGGAGCTGCCCGCCGGGTCGGTCCGCAGCCTCACGTCGGCCCGCGACACGCTCGGCGTGTTCTCGGCGATCGTCGCCGATCCCGCCGCGCTGACCGCCGACGCGGATGAGCGGGTGCTCGCCCCCGCCTCCGTCGCCTGGCGGGCCGACGCAGCCGGGCGCGCCGGCGTCGTCCGGTCCGTGGTCGCCGACCTCACGGGCGTGACCGGTTCCGTCTCCGTCGTGCCGGGCAGCTCGCTCAACGTCATCTCCCAGTCCGGCACGCTGCCGATCGGCCTTCGCAACGACCTCGACCAGGACGTGACGGTGCAGGTGTCGCTCGCCGCCGAGAACCGGCTGCTCGTCGCCGACGCCGCCGAGACGATGCTCGTCCCGGCCAACTCCGAGGTGCAGGCTCGGGTCCCGTTCCAGGCCGTCGGCAGCGGGGACGCGCGCGTGGCGGTCACGCTGCTCGCGCCCGACGGCACCGCGATCTCCGCGCCCGAACGGTTCACCGTCCGGATCCGCGCCGACTGGGAGAACATCGGTACGGGCGTGGTCGCGGGCGTGCTCGCGCTGGCCTTCGTGTTCGGCATCGTCCGCACCATCCGACGCGGCCAGACGACCCGGCGTGGCGCGAGCCAGGCCGAGATCGCCCGGATCGCCGACCCGAGGGAGTTCCCGTGA
- the murJ gene encoding murein biosynthesis integral membrane protein MurJ, with protein MSVPPADDDAPVAGVPVTAASARTNLGRHTSLMASGTAASRVLGFVRGALLVYAISASGQAANAFAVGNKLPNILYLLIAGGVLNAVLVPQVVRAYQRADGDEYVNRLLTLGGVLLAALAAALTLGAPLLVAVYTDMKPEQTALAVLFAYWCLPQVFFYGLYTLVGQVLNAKGSFGPLMWAPVVNNLVAMAGIGVFIAVNGLSRDNPALTHDPTSWTGAQVALLAGTTTLGVIAQALVLLIPLRRSGFQYRPRWGVRGVGLGQAGRVASWTFVGLVVGQLGIIVVTRVASAVAAAVEPGAAAAGPAIYDLAFLVFMLPHSLVTVSLLTALFTGLSARAAAGDVPAVRADLSFGLRTVGLFTIIAAAVLMVLAVPFVRVLSPGLTTAEASALATVIVVMLAGLPAFGAWSMAQRVFYAYADARSMVPIQVAMAAVVAGGALAAQAVAEPRLWVAGAGLAMSVSYAIGAVVALVVLRRRLRGVDASRVLRLYVRAGLAAAIAAAAGWAVVHAVGPSDGIVRSLVLCVGVGAGMTAAYGGLLTLMRVRELDDLVRPMLRRLHRSA; from the coding sequence GTGAGCGTGCCGCCGGCCGACGACGACGCGCCCGTCGCCGGCGTTCCCGTGACCGCGGCGTCCGCGCGCACCAACCTGGGCCGGCACACGTCGCTCATGGCCTCGGGGACCGCGGCCTCGCGCGTCCTCGGCTTCGTCCGCGGCGCGCTGCTCGTGTACGCGATCAGCGCCTCCGGCCAGGCGGCCAACGCGTTCGCGGTCGGCAACAAGCTGCCGAACATCCTGTACCTGCTCATCGCGGGCGGCGTGCTCAACGCGGTGCTCGTCCCGCAGGTCGTGCGGGCCTACCAGCGCGCGGACGGCGACGAGTACGTCAACCGGCTGCTGACGCTCGGCGGGGTGCTGCTCGCGGCGCTCGCGGCGGCGCTGACGCTCGGCGCACCGCTGCTCGTGGCCGTCTACACCGACATGAAACCCGAGCAGACGGCTCTCGCGGTGCTGTTCGCCTACTGGTGCCTGCCCCAGGTCTTCTTCTACGGCCTGTACACGCTCGTCGGCCAGGTGCTCAACGCGAAGGGCAGCTTCGGCCCGCTCATGTGGGCGCCGGTGGTCAACAACCTCGTCGCGATGGCCGGCATCGGCGTGTTCATCGCGGTGAACGGGCTGTCCCGGGACAACCCGGCGCTGACCCACGACCCGACCTCCTGGACCGGCGCTCAGGTCGCGCTGCTCGCCGGCACCACGACCCTCGGCGTCATCGCGCAGGCACTCGTCCTGCTCATCCCGCTGCGGCGCAGCGGCTTCCAGTACCGCCCTCGCTGGGGCGTGCGTGGCGTGGGGCTCGGGCAGGCGGGCCGGGTCGCGTCCTGGACCTTCGTCGGCCTCGTCGTCGGGCAGCTGGGCATCATCGTCGTGACGAGGGTCGCGAGCGCGGTCGCCGCGGCGGTCGAGCCGGGCGCGGCGGCCGCCGGGCCTGCCATCTACGACCTGGCGTTTCTCGTCTTCATGCTGCCGCACTCGCTCGTGACCGTCTCGCTGCTCACCGCGCTCTTCACCGGGCTGTCCGCGCGCGCCGCCGCGGGCGACGTGCCCGCCGTGCGCGCTGACCTGTCGTTCGGGTTGCGCACGGTCGGGCTGTTCACCATCATCGCGGCGGCGGTGCTGATGGTGCTGGCCGTGCCCTTCGTGCGGGTGCTCTCCCCCGGCCTGACGACGGCGGAGGCCTCGGCCCTGGCGACCGTCATCGTGGTGATGCTCGCCGGGCTGCCCGCCTTCGGCGCCTGGTCGATGGCGCAGCGGGTGTTCTACGCCTACGCCGACGCGCGGTCGATGGTGCCCATCCAGGTCGCGATGGCGGCGGTCGTCGCGGGTGGCGCGCTGGCCGCGCAGGCCGTCGCGGAGCCGCGCCTGTGGGTCGCCGGCGCGGGCCTCGCGATGAGCGTCTCGTACGCGATCGGGGCGGTCGTGGCGCTCGTCGTGCTGCGCCGCCGGCTGCGCGGCGTCGACGCCAGCCGCGTGCTGCGGCTGTACGTGCGCGCCGGCCTCGCCGCCGCGATCGCGGCGGCGGCCGGCTGGGCCGTCGTGCACGCGGTCGGCCCGTCGGACGGCATCGTGCGCTCGCTCGTGCTCTGCGTCGGCGTCGGCGCCGGCATGACCGCAGCGTACGGCGGCCTGCTCACGCTCATGCGCGTGCGCGAGCTCGACGACCTGGTGCGCCCGATGCTCCGCCGGCTGCACCGCTCCGCGTAG
- a CDS encoding protein kinase family protein encodes MDGTVGRGTLLAGRYRMFQPIASDLAGATAWAGNDQILDRPVRIAILSDGHVAQALDSARRAALVTDPRLVRVLDVGEHQGISYLVTEPVTGPSLAQLVARGPMPADQARAIIGEAASALETARRRGVHHLALRPSVLHLGSDNRVLLTGLAVDGALLGKGLGDARSTTRADTVALVALLYAALTGRWPGARYEVPSADAPVVPELPAAPVVGGVAVAPTELVAGIPNDLDTLCAVTLGSHDDGPHSPAELVLELEPWGNIQAASLLAATTRPRTAPTAATPAARLATARPLSGDPAGTHPSESTVTTDRTTSPEPQDQPPIGADAAPPAVRRTSVRSIFAGQAPVTAARPGTPPPASPARTSTFGSAEAPPTAPTTPPAAPAAPADATRVLRPATGAASLPTPPTPAAGPAPTSAAPRRTSVRPAAAPAAAPAAARTATPAPRTPTPTPAPAHHPRGFDELVAARETIVTKRFDPTKLVLAIVVVAVVLGLIFAFRALTSPTSTPEPGRDVASAAATAPESAPAQAPAAEEPAAPDAAAAAPAIASAQMIDPPPGGDDNEHPEAAPLAIDGDPTTAWFTRTYKSADFAGLKPGVGFGINLAAPATVTTVTLQVNGTGGMVEVRATDPANPTAGDVLAQGPLSASTVLTLSAPTETQNLVLWFTALPQTADGSNRIELADVAVS; translated from the coding sequence GTGGACGGCACGGTCGGACGCGGAACGCTCTTAGCTGGCCGCTACCGGATGTTCCAGCCGATCGCCTCCGACCTCGCCGGCGCGACGGCCTGGGCGGGGAACGACCAGATCCTCGACCGTCCGGTCCGGATCGCGATCCTCTCCGACGGGCACGTGGCCCAGGCGCTCGACTCCGCGCGCCGGGCCGCGCTGGTCACGGACCCCCGCCTCGTGCGCGTCCTCGACGTCGGCGAGCACCAGGGCATCTCGTACCTCGTGACCGAGCCCGTCACCGGGCCGTCGCTCGCGCAGCTCGTCGCGCGCGGCCCGATGCCCGCCGACCAGGCGCGGGCGATCATCGGCGAGGCCGCGAGCGCGCTCGAGACCGCCCGCCGGCGCGGCGTCCACCACCTCGCCCTGCGCCCGTCGGTGCTCCACCTTGGCTCGGACAACCGCGTCCTGCTCACGGGTCTCGCGGTCGACGGCGCCCTGCTCGGCAAGGGGCTCGGCGACGCCCGCTCGACGACCCGGGCCGACACGGTCGCGCTCGTCGCGCTGCTCTACGCGGCGCTGACGGGCCGCTGGCCCGGGGCCCGCTACGAGGTGCCGAGCGCCGACGCCCCCGTGGTGCCCGAGCTGCCCGCCGCCCCCGTCGTCGGCGGCGTCGCGGTCGCCCCGACCGAGCTGGTCGCGGGGATCCCCAACGATCTCGACACCCTCTGCGCCGTCACGCTCGGCTCGCACGACGACGGCCCGCACAGCCCGGCCGAGCTCGTGCTCGAGCTCGAGCCCTGGGGGAACATCCAGGCCGCCAGCCTGCTCGCCGCGACCACCCGCCCACGCACCGCGCCGACGGCGGCGACCCCCGCCGCCCGGCTGGCCACCGCCCGGCCGCTGTCCGGCGATCCCGCCGGCACCCACCCTTCGGAGAGCACCGTCACCACCGACCGCACCACCTCGCCCGAGCCCCAGGACCAGCCCCCGATCGGGGCCGACGCCGCCCCCCCGGCGGTGCGGCGCACGTCGGTCCGCTCGATCTTCGCCGGCCAGGCCCCGGTGACCGCCGCCCGGCCCGGGACGCCGCCGCCGGCCTCCCCCGCCCGCACCTCGACGTTTGGCTCGGCCGAGGCGCCGCCCACCGCGCCGACGACGCCGCCCGCGGCCCCGGCGGCACCCGCCGACGCGACCCGCGTCCTGCGCCCGGCAACCGGCGCGGCCTCGCTGCCGACGCCGCCGACACCCGCCGCCGGGCCGGCCCCCACGAGCGCCGCGCCGCGGCGGACCTCGGTTCGCCCCGCGGCGGCGCCCGCTGCGGCGCCCGCTGCCGCTCGGACCGCGACCCCCGCACCGCGCACCCCGACCCCGACGCCCGCGCCCGCGCACCATCCGCGCGGTTTCGACGAGCTCGTGGCGGCGCGCGAGACCATCGTCACGAAGCGGTTCGACCCGACCAAGCTCGTGCTCGCCATCGTCGTCGTCGCGGTAGTCCTGGGGCTCATCTTCGCCTTCCGCGCGCTCACCAGCCCGACGTCGACCCCAGAGCCGGGCCGCGACGTCGCGTCCGCCGCCGCAACCGCACCGGAGAGCGCGCCCGCCCAGGCTCCCGCCGCGGAAGAGCCGGCCGCGCCCGACGCGGCCGCGGCCGCCCCCGCGATCGCCTCCGCCCAGATGATCGACCCCCCGCCGGGCGGGGACGACAACGAGCACCCCGAGGCCGCCCCGCTGGCGATCGACGGCGACCCGACCACGGCGTGGTTCACCCGCACGTACAAGTCGGCCGACTTCGCCGGGCTCAAGCCGGGCGTCGGGTTCGGGATCAACCTCGCCGCACCCGCGACCGTCACCACCGTGACCCTGCAGGTGAACGGCACCGGCGGCATGGTCGAGGTCCGGGCGACCGACCCCGCCAACCCGACCGCCGGGGACGTCCTCGCCCA